Proteins encoded by one window of Rhodamnia argentea isolate NSW1041297 chromosome 6, ASM2092103v1, whole genome shotgun sequence:
- the LOC115752255 gene encoding DNA repair protein RAD51 homolog 2 isoform X1 — MANQLISEMGLPKSIANVFAARNIRTAKDALSLTEFDLMELVDMGLTEVTSVLVHISERVSPPHQTARSLLQQRIQNEQLAGHLPTGLKGLDEALFGGIPFGVITELVGPAGIGKTQFCLKLSLLASLPTRHGGLDAQVIYIDVESKFSSKRLIEIGAQSFPEIFHMSGMAQEMAGRILVLRPASLAEFTESLQQIKILLLERRVKLLVIDSMAALTSGELEHGASKINPLGWHISFLKSVAELSRIPIVVTNQVKSQSSDEAWRYNFQEPLGVLCAVGTRRQDLEDTSKYDSHLIAALGIHWAHAVTIRLILETISGERFIKVAKSPMSPALAFPFSITSSGISLLNDDGIEVVGQEISTIHCHGHSEIIHSDTLQFHRQ, encoded by the exons ATGGCGAACCAGCTGATCAGTGAGATGGGACTGCCTAAATCGATCGCCAACGTCTTCGCCGCTCGCAACATCAGGACCGCTAAG GATGCATTGTCTTTAACTGAATTCGATCTGATGGAGTTGGTGGACATGGGGTTGACAGAAGTGACATCGGTACTGGTGCACATCAGCGAGAGAGTGTCTCCTCCACATCAAACT GCACGGTCACTTTTACAGCAACGTATTCAAAATGAGCAATTGGCTGGTCATCTTCCAACAGGACTCAAAGGTTTGGATGAAGCCTTATTTGGTGGAATTCCTTTTGGAGTTATAACAGAGTTGGTCGGTCCTGCTGGAATCGGCAAAACTCAA tTTTGCCTGAAGCTCTCATTATTGGCATCTCTGCCAACGCGTCATGGAGGTCTAGATGCCCAAGTTATATACATTGACGTGGAGTCCAAATTTAGTTCAAAAAG GCTGATAGAAATTGGTGCACAGAGTTTTCCTGAGATTTTTCACATGAGCGGAATGGCACAGGAG ATGGCTGGTCGGATTCTTGTCTTGCGGCCAGCATCCCTCGCTGAATTTACTGAAAG TcttcaacaaattaaaattttgctgCTGGAGCGCCGTGTGAAGCTGCTAGTTATTGATAGCATGGCAGCTCTCACTTCAGG GGAATTAGAGCATGGAGCTTCCAAGATAAACCCATTGGGATGGCACATATCTTTTCTTAA GTCAGTGGCTGAATTGTCGAGAATTCCAATTGTAGTTACAAACCAAGTCAAATCTCAAAGCAGTGATGAAGCCTGGCGCTATAATTTTCAAG AGCCGCTGGGTGTATTATGTGCAGTGGGGACCAGACGCCAAGATTTAGAGGACACTTCTAAGTATGATTCCCACCTAATTGCTGCTTTGGGTATTCACTGGGCACATGCTGTGACCATTCGTCTCATACTTGAAACAATATCAG GCGAAAGGTTTATAAAGGTGGCTAAATCTCCGATGTCCCCAGCGCTGGCTTTCCCGTTTAGCATAACTTCATCCGGGATCTCATTACTGAATGATGATGGAATAGAAGTGGTGGGGCAAGAGATAAGCACAATACATTGCCATG GCCACAGTGAGATTATCCATTCCGATACTCTGCAATTTCACAGACAGTGA
- the LOC115752255 gene encoding DNA repair protein RAD51 homolog 2 isoform X2, which yields MANQLISEMGLPKSIANVFAARNIRTAKDALSLTEFDLMELVDMGLTEVTSVLVHISERVSPPHQTARSLLQQRIQNEQLAGHLPTGLKGLDEALFGGIPFGVITELVGPAGIGKTQFCLKLSLLASLPTRHGGLDAQVIYIDVESKFSSKRLIEIGAQSFPEIFHMSGMAQEMAGRILVLRPASLAEFTESLQQIKILLLERRVKLLVIDSMAALTSGELEHGASKINPLGWHISFLKSVAELSRIPIVVTNQVKSQSSDEAWRYNFQVGTRRQDLEDTSKYDSHLIAALGIHWAHAVTIRLILETISGERFIKVAKSPMSPALAFPFSITSSGISLLNDDGIEVVGQEISTIHCHGHSEIIHSDTLQFHRQ from the exons ATGGCGAACCAGCTGATCAGTGAGATGGGACTGCCTAAATCGATCGCCAACGTCTTCGCCGCTCGCAACATCAGGACCGCTAAG GATGCATTGTCTTTAACTGAATTCGATCTGATGGAGTTGGTGGACATGGGGTTGACAGAAGTGACATCGGTACTGGTGCACATCAGCGAGAGAGTGTCTCCTCCACATCAAACT GCACGGTCACTTTTACAGCAACGTATTCAAAATGAGCAATTGGCTGGTCATCTTCCAACAGGACTCAAAGGTTTGGATGAAGCCTTATTTGGTGGAATTCCTTTTGGAGTTATAACAGAGTTGGTCGGTCCTGCTGGAATCGGCAAAACTCAA tTTTGCCTGAAGCTCTCATTATTGGCATCTCTGCCAACGCGTCATGGAGGTCTAGATGCCCAAGTTATATACATTGACGTGGAGTCCAAATTTAGTTCAAAAAG GCTGATAGAAATTGGTGCACAGAGTTTTCCTGAGATTTTTCACATGAGCGGAATGGCACAGGAG ATGGCTGGTCGGATTCTTGTCTTGCGGCCAGCATCCCTCGCTGAATTTACTGAAAG TcttcaacaaattaaaattttgctgCTGGAGCGCCGTGTGAAGCTGCTAGTTATTGATAGCATGGCAGCTCTCACTTCAGG GGAATTAGAGCATGGAGCTTCCAAGATAAACCCATTGGGATGGCACATATCTTTTCTTAA GTCAGTGGCTGAATTGTCGAGAATTCCAATTGTAGTTACAAACCAAGTCAAATCTCAAAGCAGTGATGAAGCCTGGCGCTATAATTTTCAAG TGGGGACCAGACGCCAAGATTTAGAGGACACTTCTAAGTATGATTCCCACCTAATTGCTGCTTTGGGTATTCACTGGGCACATGCTGTGACCATTCGTCTCATACTTGAAACAATATCAG GCGAAAGGTTTATAAAGGTGGCTAAATCTCCGATGTCCCCAGCGCTGGCTTTCCCGTTTAGCATAACTTCATCCGGGATCTCATTACTGAATGATGATGGAATAGAAGTGGTGGGGCAAGAGATAAGCACAATACATTGCCATG GCCACAGTGAGATTATCCATTCCGATACTCTGCAATTTCACAGACAGTGA
- the LOC115752255 gene encoding DNA repair protein RAD51 homolog 2 isoform X3: MANQLISEMGLPKSIANVFAARNIRTAKDALSLTEFDLMELVDMGLTEVTSVLVHISERVSPPHQTARSLLQQRIQNEQLAGHLPTGLKGLDEALFGGIPFGVITELVGPAGIGKTQFCLKLSLLASLPTRHGGLDAQVIYIDVESKFSSKRLIEIGAQSFPEIFHMSGMAQEMAGRILVLRPASLAEFTESLQQIKILLLERRVKLLVIDSMAALTSGELEHGASKINPLGWHISFLKSVAELSRIPIVVTNQVKSQSSDEAWRYNFQEPLGVLCAVGTRRQDLEDTSKYDSHLIAALGIHWAHAVTIRLILETISGERFIKVAKSPMSPALAFPFSITSSGISLLNDDGIEVVGQEISTIHCHDVCML, from the exons ATGGCGAACCAGCTGATCAGTGAGATGGGACTGCCTAAATCGATCGCCAACGTCTTCGCCGCTCGCAACATCAGGACCGCTAAG GATGCATTGTCTTTAACTGAATTCGATCTGATGGAGTTGGTGGACATGGGGTTGACAGAAGTGACATCGGTACTGGTGCACATCAGCGAGAGAGTGTCTCCTCCACATCAAACT GCACGGTCACTTTTACAGCAACGTATTCAAAATGAGCAATTGGCTGGTCATCTTCCAACAGGACTCAAAGGTTTGGATGAAGCCTTATTTGGTGGAATTCCTTTTGGAGTTATAACAGAGTTGGTCGGTCCTGCTGGAATCGGCAAAACTCAA tTTTGCCTGAAGCTCTCATTATTGGCATCTCTGCCAACGCGTCATGGAGGTCTAGATGCCCAAGTTATATACATTGACGTGGAGTCCAAATTTAGTTCAAAAAG GCTGATAGAAATTGGTGCACAGAGTTTTCCTGAGATTTTTCACATGAGCGGAATGGCACAGGAG ATGGCTGGTCGGATTCTTGTCTTGCGGCCAGCATCCCTCGCTGAATTTACTGAAAG TcttcaacaaattaaaattttgctgCTGGAGCGCCGTGTGAAGCTGCTAGTTATTGATAGCATGGCAGCTCTCACTTCAGG GGAATTAGAGCATGGAGCTTCCAAGATAAACCCATTGGGATGGCACATATCTTTTCTTAA GTCAGTGGCTGAATTGTCGAGAATTCCAATTGTAGTTACAAACCAAGTCAAATCTCAAAGCAGTGATGAAGCCTGGCGCTATAATTTTCAAG AGCCGCTGGGTGTATTATGTGCAGTGGGGACCAGACGCCAAGATTTAGAGGACACTTCTAAGTATGATTCCCACCTAATTGCTGCTTTGGGTATTCACTGGGCACATGCTGTGACCATTCGTCTCATACTTGAAACAATATCAG GCGAAAGGTTTATAAAGGTGGCTAAATCTCCGATGTCCCCAGCGCTGGCTTTCCCGTTTAGCATAACTTCATCCGGGATCTCATTACTGAATGATGATGGAATAGAAGTGGTGGGGCAAGAGATAAGCACAATACATTGCCATG ACGTTTGCATGCTTTAA